The nucleotide window ATGAATCGACAAGTTTTTAGAAAAAGAATTGATCAATTATGGAACAGTTTAATGACGTCAATAGACCAGATTAACAGAAGTGACTTAGATATTATCTTTCGAGCTGAGGAAATTCTTATGGAGACGGATAAATCTATTACAAGTTTGAAAACATTGTTACAACAATACTCTTTTTCAGACTGGAGCGACGAAATCTATTTCTTTAAAAATACCAAACCACAGTTTGTAGCAATCTACATTTATTACTCTAAAGTTCTATCAATAGAAGCCTCAAAACCATATGCCGATCCGCAGGCATTAAGGTCATATTACGAAAGTGAGCGAGCTGCTTTATTATATTTTTATAATGAGCAAAAAGAATTTATCAGCTATTATCGCAGAAAATCAACGTTTCTTGATAAAAAGTATTTCGTACGTTTCAAATTTGACTTTAAATTAAAACTCAGTCCAGAATTATATAATTACGATAAGGAGTTCTGCACATCACACGACCATATCGTTGCACAAATTATTGCAAATGACCTCTTAGATCAATATCTAATGGACAAGGTGAGTACAAAAGATAAAAACGACAGATTACCCATAAGTCAAGTCAGGAAACTAGAATGGACAGCTCCTAAAGTTGCCTTGATTGAATTGCTATATGCGCTTTATCAAACGAAGTGTTTTAACGGTGGTCAGTCAGATCTCGCGGAAATCTTTAGGTGGGCAGAGAGCTCATTAAACATTAACTTAGGTAATTACCATAAGACTTTAAGTGAAATTCGGTTACGAAAAGGGGAAAGAACTAAATTTATATCTTTACTAGACAAGAATTTGAAACATTTTCTTGATGATCTGGATATTTAATGGTGAAAAATCTTTAAAATTTTTCTCATACTGTGAAAAAATAGCATAACAAAAGCTTAAAGCAGATCAATTATTAAGCCTATAGAGCTATTTCTGATTTTCCATTTTAACAAAAGCCTGTCCTACAACTGGCTACAAAGAAATCTTTCGGTAGTAACGAAAAACTACCGAAAGATTTCTTTTCTGATTTGCAAATTTTGTCAAGTGATTAAAATTTGAACTATGGAAATATCTATTGTAACCAAAGAAGATCTTAAGCAGTTAGAAAAAGAACTGTTGGAAGAGATTAAACACCTGCTGGAAAATAGCACTCCAATACAAAAACAATGGCTTCGCAGCTCTGAGGTAAGAAAATTACTGAATATATCGTCCGGTACCTTACAAACTCTACGGATTAATGGTACTTTAACATATAGCAAGATCGGGGGCTCTCTGTTTTACAGCTACAAAGACATTCAAAAACTACTCGAACAGGTTACCAGCCATTAATATTCATTAATAATTAGCAGCAAAATGAAACAAGCTAAAAACATCTTCCGGTTGTTTGACAATGTAGTATCCGATGCACAAATGCTTCCTTCTCACATCAGTATGTACGTTTCACTTATTCAGTTATGGTCTGTTCACAACTTTAAAAATCCCTTTCGAATTCATCGCGAAGAAGTTATGAAGTTAAGCAGAATAAAATCACTCGCAACTTATCACAGATGTATAAAGCAATTAGATTCTGTCAGACTGATCAATTATTTGCCAAGCTATGATCCGTATAAAGGAAGCCTTATTGAAATTATTGAGGACAGAGAAGAGGCATCCCTGCAGATAAATAAATCTTCAGAAAAGGAATTTCATTTCGCCATACCTGAATTATTTATGGTTGAATTATATTTTCGTGAAAGGGATTTTTCTTCATCAGAAGCAAATAAATTTTATTCATACTACCAACTACGGCAATGGAAATTGTCAAATAATAAGTCTATGACCAGTTGGCAGGCCGCGGCTAGAAACTGGATTCAAAACACTAACAATGAAAAGAAAAAAACCAAAAACTATCTTAACTCAAATTCCCACCATCAATGAAAAACATAGA belongs to Chryseobacterium gleum and includes:
- a CDS encoding helix-turn-helix domain-containing protein — its product is MEISIVTKEDLKQLEKELLEEIKHLLENSTPIQKQWLRSSEVRKLLNISSGTLQTLRINGTLTYSKIGGSLFYSYKDIQKLLEQVTSH
- a CDS encoding RteC domain-containing protein, whose product is MNRQVFRKRIDQLWNSLMTSIDQINRSDLDIIFRAEEILMETDKSITSLKTLLQQYSFSDWSDEIYFFKNTKPQFVAIYIYYSKVLSIEASKPYADPQALRSYYESERAALLYFYNEQKEFISYYRRKSTFLDKKYFVRFKFDFKLKLSPELYNYDKEFCTSHDHIVAQIIANDLLDQYLMDKVSTKDKNDRLPISQVRKLEWTAPKVALIELLYALYQTKCFNGGQSDLAEIFRWAESSLNINLGNYHKTLSEIRLRKGERTKFISLLDKNLKHFLDDLDI